In a single window of the Allobranchiibius huperziae genome:
- a CDS encoding type II secretion system F family protein: MVVAGISACSLSLGLLCWAVLARSDGTHQRAVSNLARGFTAAEGGLAEGTVSSLAPVPAGHLVRRLTPPGSIRRLERLLARAGRPPAWPVDRLLGAKLLLAPLTAILSVLYISSNSGAMPLMIGMVCTIVVYFLPELLLHSRGQERSKAIALELADTLDQMTIAVEAGLGFDSAMARAASNGKGPLGQELVRTLQDIQVGMSRKEAYEGLAERAAVSDLRKFVRAVVQADKYGVAVADVLRTQAAEMRMKRRQRAEEKAMQIPVKVLFPLMMCILPVLFIVLLGPAAMDMMKAFSH; encoded by the coding sequence ATGGTCGTTGCCGGCATCAGCGCCTGCAGTCTGTCGTTGGGGCTGCTGTGCTGGGCTGTGCTTGCTCGCTCGGACGGCACGCACCAACGTGCCGTGTCGAACCTGGCGCGAGGCTTCACCGCTGCCGAGGGCGGACTTGCTGAAGGGACTGTCAGTTCTCTGGCTCCTGTCCCAGCGGGTCACCTCGTCCGGCGTCTGACGCCGCCCGGTTCGATCCGTCGGCTCGAGCGGCTGCTGGCCCGGGCGGGCCGACCGCCCGCCTGGCCCGTGGATCGACTGCTCGGCGCGAAGCTCCTCCTCGCACCGCTCACTGCGATCCTGAGTGTTCTCTACATCAGTTCGAACTCGGGTGCGATGCCACTGATGATCGGGATGGTGTGCACGATCGTCGTGTACTTCCTGCCCGAACTGCTGCTGCACAGCAGGGGCCAGGAGCGGTCCAAGGCGATCGCTCTCGAACTAGCCGACACCCTCGACCAGATGACCATCGCCGTCGAAGCCGGTCTCGGCTTCGACTCGGCCATGGCCAGGGCGGCCAGCAACGGCAAGGGACCGCTGGGACAGGAACTGGTCCGCACCCTGCAGGACATTCAGGTGGGCATGTCCCGTAAGGAAGCTTACGAGGGACTCGCGGAGCGCGCCGCCGTCTCGGATCTGCGCAAGTTCGTCCGCGCCGTCGTTCAGGCCGACAAGTACGGTGTCGCCGTCGCCGACGTGCTGCGGACCCAGGCCGCCGAGATGCGGATGAAACGACGCCAGCGCGCCGAGGAGAAGGCGATGCAGATCCCTGTCAAAGTGCTCTTTCCGCTGATGATGTGCATCCTGCCGGTGCTCTTCATCGTGCTGCTCGGCCCGGCGGCCATGGACATGATGAAGGCCTTCAGCCACTGA
- a CDS encoding prepilin peptidase: protein MLVFVAGAAVGALLRAWLRLGGYRLSAERDLPARRTWWVIPATAAVGALLWAAVSPHQPILITVVFVVAGWVMIALGFVDLDVHRLPDAIQLPSYPILLLLLAVGAASSGNWAAFTRAIVAGVVLFVFYFVLMLLPSGYGFGDVKLAGLLGLLLGWLGWSPVIRASFAAFVIGGIVAAALMMSRRTDRRAEFAYGPSMLAGAVVAIAMSALSS from the coding sequence GTGCTCGTATTCGTTGCGGGGGCAGCGGTGGGCGCGTTGCTGCGGGCATGGTTGCGCCTCGGCGGCTACCGTTTGTCGGCCGAACGTGACCTGCCGGCCCGACGCACCTGGTGGGTCATCCCAGCGACTGCGGCGGTGGGAGCGCTGCTCTGGGCGGCAGTGAGCCCGCACCAGCCGATCCTGATCACGGTGGTCTTCGTCGTCGCCGGCTGGGTCATGATCGCGTTGGGGTTCGTCGACCTCGACGTGCACCGCCTGCCCGACGCCATTCAGCTGCCCAGCTATCCGATCCTGTTACTACTGCTGGCGGTCGGCGCAGCCAGCAGCGGGAACTGGGCTGCGTTCACGCGGGCCATCGTCGCCGGAGTGGTGCTCTTCGTCTTCTACTTCGTCCTGATGCTGTTGCCGTCGGGCTACGGCTTCGGTGACGTGAAACTCGCCGGTCTGCTCGGCCTGCTGCTCGGCTGGCTGGGGTGGTCACCTGTGATTCGCGCATCGTTCGCAGCCTTCGTCATCGGCGGCATCGTCGCGGCCGCGTTGATGATGAGCCGACGCACGGATCGGCGAGCCGAATTCGCCTACGGTCCGAGCATGTTGGCGGGCGCGGTGGTCGCGATCGCCATGTCGGCGCTGTCGAGCTAG
- a CDS encoding 4-hydroxybenzoate 3-monooxygenase, translating to MTRPATRTQVGIVGAGPAGLMLAHLLHRAGIDSVAVDSRSREEIEHTHRAGILERDSVRMLVDTDVSDRVLREGYQHEGIALRFNGVSHRIDFQDLVGASVWLYPQTDVFVDLANARDRDGGDVRFGVGDTRVVDTTSDRPGILCTDADGVEQEIRCDILVGADGSRSMTRHEVTDRRQYHREYPFAWFGILCEAPPSAPELIYTRSDRGFALISQRTDAIQRMYFQCPPDEKVDDWSSDRIWGELQTRLAGEDGFSLKEGRILEKSVLPFRSFVCEPMRYGNLLLAGDAAHTVPPTGAKGLNLALADVRVLAEVLEQVIVRGKREALDDYTPRALARVWKAQHFSYWMTTMLHASGDASEFDVRRQLGELEAVTGSAHGAAYLAEAYTGWPRA from the coding sequence ATGACGCGTCCGGCGACCCGCACCCAGGTCGGCATCGTGGGGGCCGGGCCGGCCGGGCTCATGCTCGCTCACCTGCTGCACCGAGCGGGGATCGACAGCGTCGCGGTCGACTCCCGGTCCCGCGAGGAGATCGAGCACACCCACCGCGCCGGGATCCTCGAACGGGACAGCGTGCGAATGCTCGTGGACACCGATGTGTCAGATCGGGTCCTGCGCGAGGGCTATCAGCACGAGGGGATCGCCCTGCGGTTCAACGGAGTGAGCCACCGGATCGACTTCCAGGATCTGGTGGGCGCCTCGGTCTGGCTCTACCCGCAGACGGACGTCTTCGTGGACCTGGCCAACGCGCGGGACCGCGACGGGGGCGACGTCCGGTTCGGGGTCGGCGACACCCGGGTGGTCGACACGACCAGCGACCGTCCCGGCATCCTCTGCACCGACGCCGACGGGGTCGAGCAGGAGATCCGCTGCGACATCCTGGTGGGCGCGGACGGCTCCCGGAGCATGACTCGGCACGAGGTCACCGACCGGCGGCAGTACCACCGCGAGTATCCGTTCGCGTGGTTCGGGATCCTCTGCGAGGCACCGCCGTCGGCACCCGAGCTCATCTACACCCGCTCCGACCGCGGCTTCGCTCTGATCTCCCAGCGCACCGATGCCATCCAGCGGATGTACTTCCAGTGTCCCCCCGACGAGAAGGTCGACGACTGGTCCTCGGACCGCATCTGGGGGGAGCTGCAGACCCGCCTCGCCGGCGAGGACGGCTTCAGCCTGAAGGAGGGCCGCATCCTCGAGAAATCGGTGCTGCCGTTCCGCTCGTTCGTCTGCGAGCCGATGCGGTACGGCAACCTGCTGCTGGCCGGGGACGCCGCTCACACGGTGCCGCCGACCGGCGCGAAGGGCCTCAACCTCGCTCTCGCAGACGTGCGCGTGCTCGCCGAGGTGCTCGAGCAGGTCATCGTGCGGGGGAAGCGCGAGGCCCTGGACGACTACACGCCCCGCGCCCTGGCCCGAGTCTGGAAGGCGCAGCACTTCTCCTACTGGATGACCACCATGCTGCACGCGTCCGGCGATGCCAGTGAATTCGACGTACGACGCCAGCTGGGCGAGTTGGAGGCAGTCACCGGGTCCGCGCACGGCGCCGCGTACCTCGCCGAGGCGTATACCGGCTGGCCACGCGCGTAG
- the pcaC gene encoding 4-carboxymuconolactone decarboxylase: MSDDPYDAGMAVRRSVLGDAHVDRAEARKDDFTQDFQDLITRYAWGSVWTRPGLDRRSRSIATLTALIARGHWDEFEMHVRAARTNGLSVKEIGEVILQSAIYCGVPAANHGFALASTVLQETDQ, translated from the coding sequence ATGAGCGACGACCCTTACGACGCCGGAATGGCGGTGCGGCGCAGCGTGCTCGGCGACGCGCACGTCGACCGGGCCGAAGCCCGCAAGGACGACTTCACGCAGGACTTCCAGGATCTGATCACCCGCTACGCGTGGGGCAGCGTGTGGACCCGCCCTGGACTGGATCGCCGTTCCCGCAGCATCGCCACCCTCACCGCGCTCATCGCCCGCGGCCACTGGGACGAGTTCGAGATGCACGTGCGGGCCGCGCGCACCAACGGGCTCAGCGTCAAGGAGATCGGCGAGGTGATCCTGCAGTCCGCGATCTACTGCGGTGTGCCGGCGGCCAACCACGGGTTCGCGCTCGCCTCCACGGTGCTGCAGGAGACCGATCAGTGA